A part of Synechococcus sp. KORDI-49 genomic DNA contains:
- a CDS encoding MSMEG_0569 family flavin-dependent oxidoreductase, translating into MLNSAHHSDLHQVVVIGAGQAGLSVSQALQQHGIRPLVLEKNRIGHAWDQQRWDSFCLVTPNWQCQLPDFPYDGDQPQGFMAKAEIVAFLRRFAQHVGADVHEGVAVQRLSQTGSGYRLLTSEGEVRAQQVVVATGGYHTPRRHPLAERLPTSVLQLDARDYRNAGSLPEGPVLVVGSGQSGSQIAEDLFLSGRTVHLSVGSAPRSPRMYRGRDVVDWLDRMGYYAMPISEHDDPRSVRAKTNHYLTGRDGGREIDLRRRAIEGLHLHGRLAMISSDRIRFADDLSRNLDQADAVYCRIRSSIDSWIEKQGIEAPSEAPYSPCWQPPDGQDPGLDLTGEPLAAVIWCTGYRSDFSWIDVPVFDGSGQPAHDRGVTQSNGLYFLGLPWLHTWGSGRFCGVKDDALYLARLISLRLKRRDASQERLECTALLGS; encoded by the coding sequence ATGCTCAACAGCGCGCATCACTCCGATCTCCATCAGGTTGTGGTGATCGGGGCCGGACAGGCCGGTCTTTCCGTGAGCCAGGCACTTCAGCAGCACGGAATCCGTCCTCTGGTGCTTGAGAAGAACCGGATCGGACACGCCTGGGATCAACAACGCTGGGATTCCTTCTGCCTGGTGACTCCCAACTGGCAGTGCCAGCTGCCTGATTTCCCCTACGACGGCGACCAGCCTCAGGGATTCATGGCCAAGGCGGAGATCGTGGCCTTCCTGCGCCGTTTCGCCCAGCACGTCGGGGCTGATGTGCACGAGGGTGTGGCCGTGCAGCGGCTTTCGCAGACCGGCAGCGGCTACCGCCTGCTCACCAGCGAAGGCGAGGTGAGAGCGCAGCAGGTGGTGGTGGCCACCGGTGGCTATCACACACCACGCAGGCATCCACTGGCGGAACGGCTACCGACCTCCGTGCTGCAGCTCGATGCCCGCGATTACCGCAATGCCGGATCCCTGCCGGAAGGCCCTGTGCTGGTGGTCGGCAGCGGCCAGTCCGGCAGTCAGATTGCTGAAGACCTGTTTTTATCCGGTCGGACGGTGCACCTGAGCGTGGGCAGCGCCCCCCGCTCGCCACGGATGTACCGAGGACGGGACGTGGTGGACTGGCTGGATCGCATGGGTTACTACGCCATGCCGATCAGCGAGCACGACGATCCACGCAGCGTGCGTGCCAAAACCAACCACTACCTCACGGGCCGGGATGGCGGCAGGGAAATCGATCTGCGGAGGCGTGCGATCGAAGGACTGCATCTGCACGGTCGCCTCGCGATGATCAGCAGCGACCGGATCCGGTTCGCCGACGACCTCAGCCGCAATCTTGATCAGGCCGATGCGGTGTACTGCCGGATCCGCAGCAGCATCGACAGCTGGATCGAGAAGCAGGGCATCGAGGCCCCCTCGGAGGCTCCTTACTCCCCCTGCTGGCAGCCACCGGATGGGCAGGATCCGGGTCTTGATCTCACCGGTGAACCGCTGGCGGCAGTGATCTGGTGCACGGGCTACCGCAGTGATTTCAGCTGGATCGATGTACCGGTGTTCGATGGTTCCGGACAACCCGCCCACGATCGTGGCGTCACCCAGAGCAACGGCCTGTATTTCCTCGGCCTGCCTTGGCTGCACACCTGGGGGTCCGGACGGTTCTGCGGCGTGAAAGACGATGCTCTGTATCTCGCACGGCTGATCAGCCTGAGGCTGAAACGGCGGGACGCCAGCCAGGAACGGCTGGAATGCACCGCTCTGCTGGGCTCCTGA
- a CDS encoding MSMEG_0572/Sll0783 family nitrogen starvation response protein codes for MPAVDRPANQPGDFLVDYEEKVFPDVKAEPGEKALVTFHTVAFEGSIGLVNLLQASRLINKGFETSVLLYGPGVTLGVMRGFPKLGDAAFDGHLNFNARLQKFMDQGGKVYACRFALQALYGHGEKALMPGITPVNPLDVLDIVLMHRKEGAFILDTWTL; via the coding sequence ATGCCTGCAGTCGACCGCCCCGCCAATCAGCCGGGGGATTTTCTCGTTGACTACGAGGAAAAAGTTTTTCCTGACGTCAAGGCTGAGCCGGGTGAAAAGGCTCTGGTCACATTCCATACCGTTGCCTTCGAAGGATCCATCGGTCTGGTGAACCTTCTGCAGGCCAGTCGTCTGATCAACAAAGGCTTTGAAACCTCAGTGCTGCTCTACGGTCCTGGTGTCACTCTCGGGGTGATGCGGGGTTTTCCGAAGCTTGGTGATGCCGCCTTTGACGGCCATCTCAACTTCAATGCACGCCTTCAGAAATTCATGGATCAGGGCGGAAAGGTCTACGCCTGCCGCTTCGCACTTCAGGCGCTTTACGGCCATGGTGAGAAGGCCCTGATGCCAGGGATCACGCCGGTCAATCCTCTCGATGTGCTCGACATCGTGCTGATGCACCGCAAGGAAGGCGCCTTCATCCTCGACACCTGGACGCTCTGA
- a CDS encoding Nit6803 family nitrilase has translation MVTTVKVAAAQIRPVLFSLDGSLQNVLKAMADAAAEGVELIVFPETFLPYYPYFSFVEPPVRMGRPHLALYDQAVVVPGPVTDAVAAAARQHGMQVLLGVNERDGGTLYNTQLLFNSCGEIVLKRRKITPTYHERMVWGQGDGAGLKVVPTPLGRIGALACWEHYNPLARYALMAQGEEIHCAQFPGSLVGPIFTEQTAVTMRHHALEAGCFVICSTGWLDPEDFASITPDTSLHKAFQGGCHTAVISPEGRYLAGPLPDGEGLAIAELDLALITKRKRMMDSVGHYSRPELLSLRINRTPALTMDDMPVEPTAFSEELDYV, from the coding sequence ATGGTGACCACTGTCAAAGTTGCCGCCGCTCAGATCCGTCCAGTGCTGTTCAGCCTCGACGGATCTCTGCAGAACGTGCTCAAGGCCATGGCCGATGCGGCGGCCGAGGGTGTGGAGCTGATCGTCTTTCCGGAGACATTTCTTCCCTACTACCCCTATTTCTCCTTCGTCGAACCACCGGTTCGCATGGGTCGCCCCCACCTGGCTCTTTACGACCAGGCGGTCGTCGTGCCGGGTCCTGTCACCGATGCAGTCGCGGCCGCTGCCCGTCAGCACGGCATGCAGGTGCTTCTCGGAGTGAACGAACGCGATGGAGGCACGCTCTACAACACGCAGCTGCTGTTCAACAGCTGCGGCGAGATCGTTCTCAAGCGACGCAAGATCACACCCACGTATCACGAACGGATGGTCTGGGGGCAGGGCGACGGTGCCGGGTTGAAGGTGGTGCCCACCCCCCTCGGCCGCATCGGTGCGCTGGCCTGCTGGGAGCACTACAACCCCCTGGCCCGTTACGCCCTGATGGCTCAGGGCGAGGAGATTCACTGCGCCCAGTTCCCCGGTTCACTCGTCGGTCCGATCTTCACCGAACAGACCGCGGTGACGATGCGACACCACGCCCTGGAGGCCGGCTGCTTCGTGATCTGCTCCACCGGGTGGCTTGACCCCGAGGATTTCGCGTCGATCACGCCGGATACGTCGCTGCACAAGGCCTTTCAGGGGGGCTGTCATACCGCGGTGATCAGTCCGGAGGGCCGTTACCTGGCCGGACCACTGCCCGATGGCGAGGGCCTGGCCATCGCAGAACTGGATCTGGCTCTGATCACCAAGCGCAAACGGATGATGGACAGCGTCGGCCACTACAGCCGGCCGGAACTGCTCTCGCTGCGCATCAACCGCACTCCGGCCCTGACCATGGACGACATGCCGGTCGAGCCGACCGCCTTCAGCGAGGAGCTCGACTATGTCTGA
- a CDS encoding MSMEG_0568 family radical SAM protein: MSDLGRLVTELQVKGLRAEPLNGNQGRRGGAGPSDHRALEIGGRTVMVPVYNNASEASPYHLDASPDGVALSGPGDASLAQVAATDEPAFYGLSTADGIPYRSIALLHSRDVLATTLLQTCIRFRDRSQSCQFCAIEQSLEDDATLVRKTPEQVAEVAEAAVRLDGVSQLVMTTGTPNADDRGARLMAETAAAVKRRVDLPIQGQCEPPDDPIWYQRMKQAGIDSLGMHLEVVEADVRRRILPGKSEISLERYYEAFADAVAVFGRGQVSTYLLAGLGDSRDALIDCSRRLIELGVYPFIVPFVPISGTPLEHHPAPDTGFMVDVYQAVADLLRKGDLRSEQMAAGCAKCGACSALSLFEQAG, from the coding sequence ATGTCTGATCTGGGCCGCCTCGTCACGGAACTGCAGGTGAAGGGTCTGCGGGCAGAGCCGTTGAACGGCAATCAGGGGCGTCGGGGTGGAGCCGGCCCCTCGGATCACCGCGCTCTCGAGATCGGTGGCCGCACGGTGATGGTGCCTGTGTACAACAACGCCTCCGAGGCGTCGCCGTATCATCTCGATGCTTCCCCGGACGGTGTCGCCCTCAGCGGTCCGGGCGATGCCTCCCTGGCCCAGGTCGCCGCCACCGATGAACCGGCGTTTTACGGGCTCAGCACCGCGGATGGCATCCCCTACCGCTCGATCGCCCTGCTGCACAGCCGGGATGTGCTCGCCACAACGCTGCTGCAGACCTGCATCCGCTTCCGCGATCGCTCGCAGTCCTGCCAGTTCTGCGCGATTGAGCAGTCGTTGGAGGACGACGCGACGCTGGTCCGCAAGACCCCCGAGCAGGTGGCCGAAGTGGCCGAGGCGGCGGTGCGTCTCGATGGCGTCAGCCAGCTGGTGATGACCACCGGCACGCCCAACGCCGATGACCGTGGTGCCCGGCTGATGGCGGAGACGGCGGCCGCGGTGAAGCGCCGGGTCGATCTGCCCATTCAGGGTCAGTGCGAGCCCCCCGATGATCCGATCTGGTATCAGCGGATGAAGCAGGCCGGCATCGACAGCCTCGGCATGCATCTGGAGGTTGTGGAGGCGGACGTGCGTCGCCGCATCCTGCCCGGCAAGTCCGAGATCAGCCTGGAGCGTTACTACGAGGCGTTCGCCGATGCCGTCGCCGTCTTCGGTCGCGGTCAGGTGTCCACATATCTTCTGGCGGGCCTCGGAGACAGTCGGGACGCCTTGATCGACTGCAGTCGCCGCTTGATCGAGCTGGGTGTCTATCCCTTCATCGTTCCCTTCGTGCCCATCTCCGGAACGCCCCTGGAGCATCACCCCGCTCCGGACACCGGCTTCATGGTGGATGTCTACCAGGCCGTCGCCGACCTGCTGCGGAAGGGGGATCTGCGTTCGGAGCAGATGGCCGCTGGATGTGCGAAGTGCGGTGCCTGTTCGGCTCTGTCGTTGTTCGAGCAGGCGGGCTGA
- a CDS encoding MSMEG_0567/Sll0786 family nitrogen starvation N-acetyltransferase — MLCLDPSSGGIGRSVSSAPRLFTPSVRAGIGVDADDFQLSPTACSDRFSFHLLRADSNLIRGYWRLRRSIFCREQNVFERSDRDELDAVAWPIAALQHGPPSPDADDDVDVVGVVRIVETEPRLWYGGRLGVHSSFRRHNQIGKGLIWKAVTTANGWGCDRFLATVQLQNVRFFKRLHWTSIEELEIRGIRHHLMQADLSYYVPAKQQRPSLQLAA, encoded by the coding sequence ATGTTGTGTCTTGATCCCAGCAGTGGAGGCATCGGCAGGAGCGTGAGCTCGGCCCCGCGACTGTTCACGCCGTCGGTGCGTGCCGGAATCGGCGTTGATGCCGACGATTTCCAGTTGTCTCCGACGGCCTGCTCGGATCGGTTCTCGTTCCATCTGCTGCGTGCTGACTCCAACCTGATCCGCGGTTACTGGCGCTTGCGGCGCAGCATCTTCTGCCGTGAGCAGAACGTGTTCGAACGCTCCGATCGCGATGAACTCGATGCTGTGGCCTGGCCGATCGCGGCCCTGCAGCACGGTCCTCCCTCCCCGGATGCGGATGACGATGTTGATGTGGTGGGTGTGGTCCGGATCGTCGAGACCGAACCGCGCCTCTGGTACGGCGGCCGGCTTGGTGTGCACAGTTCCTTCCGCCGCCACAATCAGATCGGCAAGGGCCTGATCTGGAAAGCGGTCACCACGGCGAACGGCTGGGGATGCGACCGTTTTCTGGCCACGGTGCAGCTGCAGAACGTGCGCTTCTTCAAGCGATTGCACTGGACGTCGATCGAGGAGCTGGAGATCCGTGGCATCCGCCATCACCTGATGCAGGCGGACCTCAGCTACTACGTTCCGGCCAAACAGCAGCGACCGTCCCTGCAGCTGGCCGCATGA
- a CDS encoding sll0787 family AIR synthase-like protein — MSLLSLAEELRCQSGLLAKRDIRPAASVFNHVPFPHLGKPGRLGDDAALLPAQSGQLLMACEGMHPALVVEDPWFAGWSGVLVNLSDIAAMGGRPLAVVNSVWTAGPDSLQRLLEGMSSACDRFAVPMVGGHSNQQSPYEALSVAVLGVAEGPVLSARSASPGDELWLLVNRSGRFYRHYPFWDAATAASPGLLRSHLSLLPALAADGIVHAAKDISMGGLCGTAVMFAESCGSPITLELDAIERPDQVDEQAWLRCFPSFGYLLAVRPSMTGRLQRMLQGDPHLICCRIGSFGSGPCRVALQREGDQELLWDGSEGLTGFGCD, encoded by the coding sequence ATGAGCCTGCTGTCGCTGGCGGAAGAGCTGCGTTGTCAGAGCGGTCTGCTCGCCAAGCGGGACATCCGCCCGGCGGCTTCGGTGTTCAATCACGTGCCGTTTCCCCATCTCGGCAAGCCGGGCCGGTTGGGCGACGATGCCGCCCTGTTGCCGGCTCAGAGCGGGCAGCTGTTGATGGCCTGCGAGGGCATGCATCCCGCTCTGGTGGTCGAGGATCCCTGGTTCGCGGGCTGGAGCGGCGTGCTGGTGAACCTCAGCGACATCGCTGCGATGGGAGGGCGACCGCTGGCTGTGGTGAACAGCGTCTGGACCGCGGGGCCCGATTCGCTGCAGCGTCTGCTGGAGGGGATGAGCAGCGCCTGTGACCGCTTCGCGGTGCCGATGGTCGGTGGCCATTCCAATCAGCAGAGCCCCTACGAAGCGCTGTCGGTCGCGGTGCTCGGTGTGGCGGAGGGGCCTGTGCTGTCGGCCCGGTCGGCGTCACCCGGGGATGAACTCTGGCTGCTGGTGAACCGGAGCGGTCGCTTCTATCGGCACTACCCCTTCTGGGATGCCGCCACGGCGGCGAGTCCCGGTCTGCTGCGCTCTCATCTCAGCCTGCTTCCGGCGCTCGCGGCCGATGGCATCGTTCATGCCGCCAAGGACATCAGCATGGGCGGACTCTGCGGCACGGCGGTGATGTTCGCGGAATCCTGCGGTTCTCCCATCACCCTGGAGCTCGATGCGATCGAGCGACCTGATCAGGTGGATGAACAGGCCTGGCTCCGCTGCTTTCCCAGTTTCGGATATCTGCTGGCGGTGCGTCCGTCGATGACCGGCAGGTTGCAACGGATGCTGCAGGGGGATCCGCACCTGATCTGTTGCCGGATCGGATCCTTCGGCAGCGGCCCCTGTCGGGTTGCGTTGCAGCGTGAAGGTGATCAGGAACTTCTGTGGGATGGCAGCGAAGGGCTGACTGGCTTCGGCTGTGACTGA
- a CDS encoding MSMEG_0570 family nitrogen starvation response protein, with protein sequence MPEVRFELEWPDGQSSTLYSPSTVILQYLKAGDSFRVSEFESLGVKALRAASERVRARYGFACTRTDEEESQLLQWVARYSPDASVRVISQLP encoded by the coding sequence ATGCCCGAAGTCCGTTTTGAGCTGGAATGGCCTGATGGTCAATCCAGCACGTTGTATTCACCTTCCACGGTGATCCTGCAGTACCTGAAAGCCGGTGATTCCTTCCGGGTTTCTGAATTCGAATCGCTGGGCGTCAAGGCCCTGCGGGCCGCATCCGAGCGGGTTCGAGCCCGTTATGGATTCGCCTGTACACGAACGGATGAGGAGGAATCTCAGCTGCTTCAGTGGGTTGCCCGCTACAGCCCTGATGCCAGCGTGCGTGTGATCAGCCAGCTGCCCTGA
- a CDS encoding nuclear transport factor 2 family protein, with translation MTGKPPFPPFTLETAQQKARMAENAWNTKDPEKVSLAYTEDSFWRNRSEFIHGRDQILAFLKRKWSQELDYKLIKEVWAYAGNRIAVRFQYEWHDDSGHFFRSHGNENWEFSETGLMRRREASINDVSIKPEDRRFTWGDGPRPDDFPGLTELGL, from the coding sequence ATGACTGGAAAACCACCGTTTCCACCGTTCACGCTGGAAACCGCTCAGCAGAAAGCCAGGATGGCGGAAAATGCCTGGAACACCAAAGATCCAGAGAAGGTTTCGCTGGCCTACACCGAAGACAGTTTCTGGCGCAATCGCAGCGAATTCATCCACGGCCGGGATCAGATCCTTGCTTTTCTGAAGCGCAAATGGTCTCAGGAACTTGATTACAAGTTGATCAAGGAGGTGTGGGCCTATGCCGGCAACAGAATCGCTGTTCGATTCCAATACGAATGGCATGACGATTCCGGACATTTCTTCCGGTCCCATGGCAACGAAAACTGGGAGTTTTCGGAGACCGGTCTGATGCGTCGCCGTGAGGCAAGCATCAACGATGTGTCGATCAAACCGGAGGATCGCCGATTCACCTGGGGTGATGGACCCCGGCCGGATGACTTCCCCGGTCTGACCGAACTGGGCCTCTGA
- a CDS encoding DUF3050 domain-containing protein: MNFQRHPLPQAIDSIAHLRLFVEHHVFAVWDFMLLLKALQQHLAPSGAPWAPPPHPRIAGLINSLVAEEECDCLPDHLGGPLHLSHFAIYRRAMEEIDADTSVIDAVLVQAMAGDLHGSVCHPSIPDAARRFLRTTQDLIRAGEVDALAAAFTYGRELIVPDLFRSLLARLRLINLPCPTLCWYLERHIELDGDIHGPLAEQMVEALIGCDPMARDRVERVRSRVIDDRHCFWDAVQAQLANPVAV, from the coding sequence GTGAATTTTCAGCGTCACCCGCTGCCCCAGGCGATTGATTCCATCGCTCACCTGCGGCTGTTCGTTGAACATCACGTTTTCGCGGTGTGGGATTTCATGCTGCTGCTCAAGGCTCTGCAGCAGCATCTCGCTCCATCCGGTGCGCCCTGGGCTCCGCCGCCGCACCCCAGGATTGCCGGGCTGATCAACAGCCTCGTGGCCGAGGAGGAGTGCGATTGCCTGCCGGATCATCTCGGTGGCCCGTTGCATCTCAGCCACTTCGCCATCTACCGGCGGGCGATGGAGGAAATCGACGCCGACACCAGCGTGATCGATGCCGTTCTCGTTCAGGCGATGGCCGGAGATCTGCACGGTTCCGTGTGTCACCCCTCGATTCCGGATGCGGCACGCCGATTCCTGCGCACCACCCAGGACCTGATCCGTGCGGGCGAGGTGGATGCCCTCGCTGCGGCCTTCACCTACGGCCGGGAGCTGATCGTGCCTGATCTGTTCCGTTCGCTGCTGGCGCGTCTGCGTCTGATCAATCTCCCCTGCCCAACTCTGTGCTGGTACCTCGAGCGCCACATCGAGCTGGATGGAGACATCCATGGCCCCCTGGCCGAGCAGATGGTTGAGGCACTCATCGGTTGCGATCCCATGGCACGCGATCGGGTGGAGCGGGTGCGATCACGGGTGATCGACGATCGGCACTGCTTCTGGGACGCTGTGCAGGCTCAGCTGGCGAATCCCGTCGCCGTCTGA
- a CDS encoding gamma-glutamyltransferase family protein: MLRALLLILSLCIGSTAVGAPPVSRDDPESSDPGGAAISTAVGSAVVVTANPRASRAALAVLNAGGSAVDALVTAQAVLAVVEPQSSGLAGGGFLLHWDARQQQLEVLDGREIAPQRSRPGDLLQPSGEPLPWRQATSRLEAIGVPGTVALLWEAHQQHGRLPWATTLKPAIRLARDGFRPSPRLRRSLGIAQRIGVDHSPAFQALYLPGGQPPPADQLFRNPALARSLELLANDGGPSFYDGALAKRILAGMAALQTLQPGFRGWTAADLSSYAVVRRQPLCRQQWNHRLCTMPPPSSGGLAVLQTLALLEQDKELTDASDPHTWRQLARAQAWADADRLYWVHDPIDGAIPTGALLNPRYIQARSAAMQASPAQRPAPGLPPGMARYPFALQDQGREQGTTHLAIVDARGNLASYTSSVETVFGSRHLVAGMVLNNQLTDFSFQPAINGRPVANRRRPGRRPVSSMAPMIVFRHGKPVLSVGSPGGRSIPNVLSRVLLASLVWQEPPARAVGLPHLSMRSSGLAVEKDPPLPWPVATDQLMLNDQPMRRQRLGSGTALLQWIDGRWQGAADPRREGTALAIP; encoded by the coding sequence ATGCTCCGCGCCCTGCTGCTGATCCTCAGCCTCTGCATCGGCAGCACCGCCGTTGGCGCACCACCGGTGAGCCGCGACGATCCGGAATCATCCGATCCCGGTGGTGCCGCCATCTCCACCGCCGTCGGCTCGGCCGTGGTGGTCACCGCCAATCCCCGCGCCAGCCGGGCCGCCCTGGCAGTTCTCAATGCCGGCGGTTCCGCGGTGGATGCCCTGGTCACCGCCCAGGCGGTGCTGGCGGTGGTGGAGCCCCAGAGCTCCGGCCTGGCGGGCGGTGGTTTTCTGCTGCACTGGGATGCCCGGCAGCAGCAGCTGGAAGTGCTCGATGGCCGCGAGATCGCCCCGCAGCGCAGCCGACCGGGCGATCTGCTGCAGCCCTCCGGCGAACCGCTGCCCTGGCGGCAAGCCACCAGCCGCCTTGAGGCCATCGGTGTGCCCGGCACCGTGGCTCTGCTCTGGGAGGCCCATCAGCAGCACGGCCGCCTGCCCTGGGCCACCACGCTGAAACCGGCTATCCGCCTGGCCCGCGATGGCTTCCGCCCCAGCCCGCGCCTGCGCCGCTCGCTCGGCATCGCTCAACGCATCGGCGTGGACCACAGCCCCGCCTTCCAGGCGCTCTACCTGCCCGGCGGCCAACCCCCTCCCGCCGACCAGCTGTTCCGCAACCCGGCCCTGGCGCGCAGCCTGGAGCTGCTGGCAAACGACGGTGGCCCCTCGTTTTACGACGGGGCTCTGGCCAAGCGGATCCTGGCGGGGATGGCTGCCCTGCAGACCCTGCAGCCCGGCTTCCGCGGCTGGACTGCTGCCGACCTCAGCTCCTATGCGGTGGTACGCCGCCAACCCCTCTGCAGGCAGCAGTGGAACCACCGGCTGTGCACCATGCCGCCACCCAGCAGTGGTGGGCTGGCGGTGCTGCAGACCCTGGCGCTGCTGGAACAGGACAAGGAGCTGACCGATGCATCCGATCCCCACACCTGGCGGCAGCTGGCGCGAGCCCAGGCCTGGGCCGATGCCGATCGCCTCTACTGGGTGCACGATCCGATCGATGGCGCCATCCCCACCGGGGCGCTGCTGAATCCGCGTTACATCCAGGCCCGCAGCGCAGCGATGCAGGCCTCCCCAGCCCAGCGTCCGGCCCCGGGACTGCCGCCGGGCATGGCGCGTTATCCCTTCGCGCTGCAGGATCAGGGCCGCGAACAGGGCACCACCCACCTGGCGATCGTGGATGCCCGGGGCAACCTTGCCTCCTATACCAGCTCGGTGGAGACCGTGTTCGGCAGCCGCCATCTGGTGGCGGGGATGGTGCTGAACAACCAGCTCACCGACTTCTCCTTTCAACCCGCGATCAACGGCCGCCCGGTGGCGAACCGCCGCCGGCCCGGGCGCCGCCCGGTGTCGTCGATGGCCCCGATGATCGTGTTCCGCCACGGCAAACCGGTGCTGTCGGTCGGCAGCCCGGGAGGACGCAGCATCCCCAACGTGCTCAGCCGGGTGCTGCTGGCCTCACTGGTGTGGCAGGAGCCACCGGCGCGGGCCGTGGGACTGCCGCATCTCTCGATGCGCAGCTCGGGGTTGGCGGTGGAGAAGGATCCGCCCCTGCCCTGGCCGGTCGCCACCGATCAACTGATGCTGAACGATCAACCGATGCGACGGCAACGCCTCGGCAGCGGCACCGCCCTGCTGCAGTGGATCGACGGCCGCTGGCAGGGGGCTGCCGACCCGCGCCGCGAGGGAACCGCCCTGGCCATCCCCTGA
- a CDS encoding FAD-dependent oxidoreductase, whose translation MAVQHRSTAGPSHVVVIGAGWGGWGAAKALCQAGVRVTLVDGLADPTGSTPLTTASGKPFEAGTRGFWRDYPNINALTDELGLSNVFTDFTSSAFWSPQGLEATAPVFGDGLQLPSPLGQAFATISNFKRLPVADRLSIAGLLVAMLDLNRSPAVYARYDALDALSLFRQLQISERMIDEFLRPILLVGLFKPPEELSAAVTMELLYYYALAHQDSFDVRWIRSRSIGEQLLAPLSQRLGREHQLQVLGGTLAARLNVSPENGAIESVQTRSLATGETGLIDDVDAVVLAVGARGLGSLMAASPECAALAPELLRAGELGAIDVVSVRLWLDRTVAVADPANVFSRFEALRGAGGTFFMLDQLQGETLQELWGNQPVQGSVIASDFYNASAIAELSDQAIVDCLMQELLPLAQPTFREAQVVDQEVRRYPGSVSLFSPGSFQQRPPLETSMATVVCAGDWVRMGEREHGAKGLCQERAYVCGLEAANSLLRRGVVRGTGSGEHRVIPIRPDEPQVVLGRALNKLVMDPLEAVGLRWPWLAGSG comes from the coding sequence ATGGCGGTGCAACACCGATCAACGGCCGGCCCTTCGCACGTGGTGGTGATCGGAGCCGGCTGGGGTGGCTGGGGTGCGGCCAAGGCCCTCTGCCAGGCCGGTGTGCGGGTCACGCTCGTGGATGGGCTGGCGGATCCCACCGGCAGCACGCCGCTGACCACCGCCAGCGGCAAACCGTTTGAAGCCGGCACCCGCGGCTTCTGGCGGGATTACCCCAACATCAATGCGCTCACCGATGAACTCGGACTGAGCAACGTGTTCACCGACTTCACTAGCAGTGCCTTCTGGTCGCCCCAGGGGCTGGAGGCCACAGCACCGGTGTTCGGTGATGGGCTGCAGCTGCCCAGTCCGCTGGGGCAGGCGTTCGCCACGATCAGCAACTTCAAGCGACTGCCGGTTGCCGATCGACTCAGCATCGCCGGGCTGCTGGTGGCGATGCTCGATCTGAACCGCAGCCCTGCGGTGTACGCGCGCTACGACGCTCTCGATGCGCTCAGCCTGTTCCGGCAGCTGCAGATCAGCGAGCGGATGATCGATGAATTCCTGCGGCCGATCCTGCTGGTGGGCCTGTTCAAGCCGCCGGAGGAGCTGTCGGCGGCGGTGACGATGGAGCTCCTCTACTACTACGCGCTGGCCCATCAGGATTCCTTTGATGTGCGCTGGATCAGGAGCCGGAGCATCGGCGAGCAACTGCTCGCGCCGTTGAGCCAGCGGCTGGGCCGCGAGCATCAGCTGCAGGTGCTGGGGGGCACCCTGGCGGCTCGTTTGAACGTCTCCCCAGAGAACGGGGCGATCGAATCGGTGCAGACGCGATCGCTGGCCACGGGTGAGACGGGGTTGATCGACGACGTGGATGCCGTGGTGCTGGCGGTGGGGGCTCGAGGGCTGGGATCGCTGATGGCGGCATCCCCGGAGTGCGCCGCTCTGGCACCGGAACTGCTGCGGGCCGGCGAGCTCGGCGCGATCGATGTGGTGTCGGTGCGGCTGTGGCTGGATCGCACGGTTGCCGTTGCCGATCCCGCCAATGTGTTCTCGCGGTTCGAGGCTCTGCGCGGTGCCGGGGGCACCTTCTTCATGTTGGATCAGCTGCAGGGCGAAACGCTGCAGGAGCTCTGGGGCAATCAACCGGTGCAGGGGTCGGTGATCGCCAGCGACTTCTACAACGCCAGTGCCATTGCGGAGTTGAGCGATCAGGCGATCGTCGACTGCCTGATGCAGGAACTGCTGCCCCTGGCGCAGCCGACCTTCCGGGAGGCGCAGGTGGTGGATCAGGAGGTGCGGCGTTATCCGGGATCGGTGTCGTTGTTCTCGCCGGGCAGCTTTCAGCAACGCCCGCCGCTGGAGACCTCCATGGCGACGGTGGTGTGCGCCGGCGACTGGGTGCGCATGGGGGAGCGGGAGCACGGCGCCAAGGGCCTCTGCCAGGAACGGGCCTATGTGTGTGGCCTGGAGGCGGCCAATTCGCTGCTGCGGCGCGGGGTTGTGCGCGGAACGGGCTCCGGCGAACACCGGGTGATTCCGATCCGCCCGGATGAACCGCAGGTGGTGCTCGGCCGGGCCCTCAACAAGCTGGTGATGGATCCTCTGGAGGCGGTGGGTCTGCGCTGGCCCTGGCTGGCGGGGTCCGGATGA